One Anas platyrhynchos isolate ZD024472 breed Pekin duck chromosome 2, IASCAAS_PekinDuck_T2T, whole genome shotgun sequence DNA segment encodes these proteins:
- the PCMTD1 gene encoding protein-L-isoaspartate O-methyltransferase domain-containing protein 1 isoform X1, which produces MGGAVSAGEDNDDLIDNLKEAQYIRTESVEQAFRAIDRGDYYLEGYRDNAYKDLAWKHGNIHLSAPCIYSEVMEALKLQPGLSFLNLGSGTGYLSTMVGLILGPFGINHGIELHSDVVEYAKEKLESFIKYSDSFDKFEFCEPAFVVGNCLEIASDSHQYDRIYCGAGVQKDHENYMKILLKVGGILVMPIEDQLTQILRTGQNTWESKNILAVSFAPLVQPNRNDNGKHDTVGLPPCAVRNLQDLARIYIRRTLRNFINEEMKAKGIAQKAPPKRKRRRCRRRRINTYVFVGNQLIPQPLDSEEDERMEDDNKEEEDKDHSEALKPEEPPRNLLREKIMSLPLPESLKAYLTYYREK; this is translated from the exons ATGGGAGGAGCTGTGAGTGCTGGAGAAGACAATGATGACTTAATTGATAACTTGAAAGAAGCTCAGTATATTCGCACTGAGAGTGTGGAGCAAGCCTTCAGAGCAATTGATCGTGGTGATTATTATCTGGAAGGATACAGGGACAATGCTTACAAAGACTTGGCCTGGAAGCATGGAAATATACACTTGTCAGCTCCTTGCATTTATTCCGAAGTCATGGAAGCTCTGAAGCTTCAACCTGGATTGTCTTTTCTAAATCTGGGTAGTGGAACCGGATATTTGAGTACAATGGTGGGATTAATATTAG GACCTTTTGGGATAAATCATGGAATAGAGCTTCATTCAGATGTGGTAGAATATGCCAAGGAAAAATTGGAGAGCTTCATAAAATACAGTGATAGCTTTGATAA ATTTGAGTTCTGTGAACCTGCCTTTGTGGTTGGTAATTGTTTGGAAATAGCTTCAGACAGTCATCAGTATGACCGGATTTACTGTGGAGCTGGAGTCCAGAAAGACCATGAAAACTACATGAAAATTTTGTTGAAAGTTGGAGGCATTTTAGTAATGCCTATAGAAGATCAG TTAACACAAATCTTGAGAACGGGACAAAACACGTGGGAAAGTAAAAATATCCTTGCTGTTTCATTTGCTCCACTAGTGCAACCGAACAGAAATGACAACGGCAAACATGATACTGTGGGACTGC CTCCATGTGCTGTTAGGAATCTCCAGGACCTAGCTCGAATATATATCAGACGCACCCTTAGAAACTTCATAAATGAGGAGATGAAAGCCAAGGGTATTGCTCAGAAGGCTCCTCCAAAACGAAAACGCAGGAGATGTCGTAGACGCAGGATTAATACCTATGTGTTTGTTGGTAATCAGCTCATTCCTCAGCCTTTAGATAGTGAAGAAGATGAAAGAATGGAAGATGATaataaagaggaggaggatAAAGATCACAGTGAGGCCTTGAAGCCAGAAGAGCCTCCTCGAAATCTACTGAGAGAGAAAATTATGAGTCTACCGTTACCTGAATCTTTAAAAGCATACTTGACATATTACAGAGAGAAGTAA
- the PCMTD1 gene encoding protein-L-isoaspartate O-methyltransferase domain-containing protein 1 isoform X2: MKILLKVGGILVMPIEDQLTQILRTGQNTWESKNILAVSFAPLVQPNRNDNGKHDTVGLPPCAVRNLQDLARIYIRRTLRNFINEEMKAKGIAQKAPPKRKRRRCRRRRINTYVFVGNQLIPQPLDSEEDERMEDDNKEEEDKDHSEALKPEEPPRNLLREKIMSLPLPESLKAYLTYYREK, encoded by the exons ATGAAAATTTTGTTGAAAGTTGGAGGCATTTTAGTAATGCCTATAGAAGATCAG TTAACACAAATCTTGAGAACGGGACAAAACACGTGGGAAAGTAAAAATATCCTTGCTGTTTCATTTGCTCCACTAGTGCAACCGAACAGAAATGACAACGGCAAACATGATACTGTGGGACTGC CTCCATGTGCTGTTAGGAATCTCCAGGACCTAGCTCGAATATATATCAGACGCACCCTTAGAAACTTCATAAATGAGGAGATGAAAGCCAAGGGTATTGCTCAGAAGGCTCCTCCAAAACGAAAACGCAGGAGATGTCGTAGACGCAGGATTAATACCTATGTGTTTGTTGGTAATCAGCTCATTCCTCAGCCTTTAGATAGTGAAGAAGATGAAAGAATGGAAGATGATaataaagaggaggaggatAAAGATCACAGTGAGGCCTTGAAGCCAGAAGAGCCTCCTCGAAATCTACTGAGAGAGAAAATTATGAGTCTACCGTTACCTGAATCTTTAAAAGCATACTTGACATATTACAGAGAGAAGTAA